CGGCGAAGGTGCACACCATGTCCGACCAGGCTTCCAGGTGTGCCTGTACATCGGAGGAGGCCGGTGTCCATGAGGCCCGCAGTTCTATGTCAATGGTGTCCGGCCGGTCTGCCAGCGTCCCAAAACTCTCGGAAAGGATCCGCGTGGCCGTGCCACCGGCCGCTTTGTACTGCGCGTTGTGGTTTTCCAAGGCTTCCACCAGCCAGGTCCACGCCACTGAGCCGAGCATTGCGTCGTTGCCCATGTCGGCGTCCAGTTGGGCCCGGATATAGGTGACGATCCGGAACTCACCTTCCCAGACCGCCGACCCTTCGGGATCGTAGAGGAGGATGAAGCGGCCTGTGGCGAGTTCGTCGTCTTCGTTGTCGCCGGGGTGCTGTCCCTGTTTCTCGATGAAGGCCTTGGCCACGGGACCGTGCACCGGCACGCGGCGGGTGGCTGCCGTGGGCCGGAAGACTTCGGCTCCCAAAGCCACGGCGTA
The Paenarthrobacter ureafaciens genome window above contains:
- a CDS encoding DUF3000 domain-containing protein, whose product is MVNALSQVPADFLSALGTLRKAQCRSELRLDEIPAPARLAPYAVALGAEVFRPTAATRRVPVHGPVAKAFIEKQGQHPGDNEDDELATGRFILLYDPEGSAVWEGEFRIVTYIRAQLDADMGNDAMLGSVAWTWLVEALENHNAQYKAAGGTATRILSESFGTLADRPDTIDIELRASWTPASSDVQAHLEAWSDMVCTFAGLPPLPPGVTGLPNRRLN